The region TTGAAGATATCCTCTAGTATAGCTGGTCTATGATGAAGCTGTGTGCtcagtggttcagtcatgtccaactcattgcaactctgtggactatagcctgcaaggcttctctgtccatggaattttataggcaagaatactagagtgggttgccatttcctacaccaggggatacttcccacccagggatccaacccacatttgctgtgtttcctgcattggcaggggggttcttttaccactgagacacctgggaagcccatgatgaaGTTAGTCATtcttaaaaaaagtattaaataattTACTTCTATGGTATTGTCTTCCATCAAAGCAATAGCTTTAAtctgctctctcttctctgtttcaCAATTCCAAAAACTAATTCTAACCCAATCACAAAACTTCTCAAGTACTCTCCTATATGACCACTATTCCAGTTGCTCCCAGCTCATTATTTTCAGAATATGTCCTTCTATGTGTGCTTACAGATTCACTGTAATTCACAATAAATAATTGTCCCTACAATTATTTATCCTACGTTGCTATTGCTGTTTCATTTTTTGGGTGAAATTTTGTGAAATTAGAGAATAGAAAGTTTCTATGTATCCGTATATTTGTTTTCACTTAAGTGACATATTTTTTCCTGTGTAAAGATATTTctaggttcaagagggaagggatatatgtatacctatggctggttcatgttgaggtttgacagaaaacaacaaaattctgtaaagaaattatccttcaattaaaaaataaacaaatttaaaaagatatttctaaaatttaataactaaaaattaatggcttccctcatggctcaggtggtaaacaatatgctttcaatgcaggagacttgggttaggtctctggggtgggaagatttcctggaagagggcatagctacccactccagtattcttgcctggagaattacatggacaaaggagcctggcaggctatacagtccatgaggttgccaagagtcagacatgactgagccactaacactttcactcaatAGTAACACAAATAATCATAAagtactcatttaaaaaaacagtttttctAGAATGTAGCTAATATGTAAGAGGAAGTCATTTCTTATTTAATGACATTTGTCATTTTAAAGGATCTCTTAAATACATCCTCCAAGTCTCTGAGTGATACTTCTTTCCATTGCCAATAATATCTGTTTATGTAACTCTCAGACATCTCAAGAGAAAATGTAAGTTGGTCACTGATTTCTCATTTCATCTGAGTTTAAATGTAAAACTCTCTTTTTTTATactggaagtgtgtgtgtgtctgcagggAGGCAGAAACCCAAGGGAGCAGGATTCTTAAACCAACTCCTCATGTTTCCAGCTGCACAACAGTGACTGTTATAGACACAGCATCTTCATCTGGGCAAAGCCAGAGTAGGGGGCCAAGTGGAGGAGTCACACATTGTCTGAAATTGTCAAACTGTTACTGTTATTTGGCACAGACTTTCTATGTAAGTATTTTTGGGAACAGTACATTGGAAAGCTAAGCATAAGTGACACTTTGAGTTTTGTCCTCAACTTTACTTACTGTTTACTTCAGAGAATGTTATTATAGCTGCAGATGTTAGTATGTGGAGACCCTGAAGATCACCGATATCAGAAGAGCATAAGCACATTAGGTGGGTCAACTGAGCTCACAGAAATTTGGACTGGGAGTCTGACCAGAGAGTAGACCTTGAATTATTAGAGGCATATTGTAAGTGTCTGAATTTGTGTCAACTGCCATGAAGAAAAAAGATAGATaccaattaggtctaactggtctgttgtatcatttaaaggttgtgtttccttgctaattttctgtccttagggataaatctacctaaagaaacaaaatgcctatgtatataaaactataaaacactgatgaaagaaatcaaagaggacacaaacagatggagaaacataccgtgttcatggattggaagaatcaatattgtcaaaatggctattctacccaaagcaatctgtagattcaatgcaatccctataaagctaccaaaggtatttttcacagaactagaacaaataatttcacaatttgtatggaaacacaaaaaaccttgaatagccaaagcaatcttgagaaagaagaatggaactggaggaatcaacctacctgactttaggctatactacaaagctacagtcatcaagacagtatggtactgacacaaagacagaaatatagatcaatggaacagaatagaaagcccagagataaatacatGCACtagggacaccttatctttgataagggaggcaagaatatgtaatggagaaaagataatctcatTAACAAgtggcactgggaaaactggtcaaccatctgtaaaagaatgaaactagaacactttctagcaacaaacacaaaaataaactcaaaatggattaaagatctaaacgtaagaccagaaaccataaaactcctagaggaaaacataggcaaatcaCTCTCTGacttaaatcacagcaggatcctctatgacccacctcccagagtagtggaaataaaagcaaaaataaacaaatgggacctaatcaaactttaaaactttttcacaacgaaggaaattataagcaaggtgaaaaggcagccttcagaatgggaggaaataatagcaaatgaagcaactgacaaagaattaatctcaaaaatatacaagcagctcaataccagaaaaataaacaatccaatcaaaaaatgggccaaagaactaaacagacatttctccaaagaagacatacaaatgactaacaaacacatgaaaagtttctcgacatcactcattatcagagaaacgcaaatcaaaaccacaatgaggtaataTCTCAAGCCAGTTAGatagctgctatcaaaaagtctacaaacaataaatgttggagagggtgtggagaaaaggaaaccctcttacactgttggtgggaatgcaaactagcacagccactatagagaacagtgtggaggttcctaaaaaaactggaaatagaactgccatacgacccatcaatcccactgctgagcatacacaccgaggaaaccagaattgaaagagacacgtgtatgcCAATGTTCAACGCAGCACTgattacaatagctaagacatggaagcaacctagatgtccatcggcagaagaatggataaggaagtgtggtatatatacacaatggaatattactcagctattaaaaagaactcatttgaatcagttctaatgaggtggatgaaactggagcctattaatcagagtgaggtaagtcagaaagaaaaacaccagttcagtatattaatgcatatatatggaattttgaaagatggtagtgatgatcctatatgcaagacagcaaaagagacacagatgtatagaacagacctttggactctgtgggagaaggcgagggtgtgatgatttgagagaatagaattgaaacatgtatacagccatatgtgaaatatatcaccagtccaagtttgacgcatgaaacagggcactcaaatcTGATGCACTGGCACAagcctgagggatgggatggggagggaggtgggaggtgggttcaggttgggggacacatgtacatgcatggctgattcatctcagtatatggcaaaaaccaccacaatattgtaaagtaattagtctccaattaaaataaataaattaataaaaaaagataaattgtcCCTGATCTTAATGACCTTaatgagccaccaggagaggTGGCTAAGAACTGTAGGTCCAGAAAGAGagataaaaccattaaaaaaagacCTAGAGAATTCCCAGAGAGACTATGGGAGGAAGATAATTTTCAAATTGGGAGACTAGAGATTGGCCAGAATTGTACTTAAATGTCTAAAGATAATGGGAGAAACAATCAGTTTGATGTCTAAAGCTGAGCAGAGCTTCCCTGCAGACGGACCTACAAAGTTGGTAACTCTGCAGACTATCCTCTGTGCATCAGGCAACCTGTGCGTCAACaaactctccaggtgattctgacacaCACTAGTATTGAGGAACCGCTGGTCTAGATAAAAGAGAGTCCCGATGTAATACCCATACTACAgggtcaagaaaaagaaacatctcCAAATCTCAATAGGgagaatttttgtgtgtgtgctccgaAATCCATCTGTTGCTTCATGAGAGAGCACAGAACAACCTGGCAACTACTTTACCAGCAGGATCCTGGATGGTTAAGAAGATAACCAAAAGGAACTGACCCTTTTGTCTGTGAGCTTTTATTCTGGGGCATGTTTAAGTATTCCTCAGTTCTTCCCTTGTCTTAGAAcctcatttctttaatttttcttctttttttcaggaaatgaaaaacaatttgtttgttttaagcagTTACTTACCAAAGACTCATGCAAATAAGACACTGCACAGCTGTCTTTTGTATTTattgttctctttttcctctcagcACTAACATATTTAcccattttgttttgttcaaaTTTTTAGTGAGTGTTAAGCAACAGTGCCAGTGGTTAATGGTGGAGCAAGATGTGGAGATAGCGTTAATGAGTTAAATGAGTGCAAGGTGTTATGATACTTTCAACAATCTATCAGTCTCCTATCTGAATAGTACTTATTGAGTGCTTATCGTGTTACTAGATATGTGGTATTTTTCTTTGTGCTATAATAAAGAGATAAGATTCCACTGCTGGCAGATGGAACACAGAGTTTTTGGAAGACAAATAGGAAATGTGAAGGAATATGAGAaagttttattaacattttgtgcttaggatgtttaagGGTCACAGAGAACAAGGAGAAGTGGAAGcatttaattatatatgtatgtaaaaagaGTAACAAGAAAAAACcatatttcttcttaaatttcttaGAGGTATAACTCATGGCACAGATAGAATGGGGCAAAGAGAAGCTATTTATTTGAGGGCAAAAGAGTTAATTctaggagaagggtatgacacaTGCGGAAACACGGAGGTGAGACAAAACAAAGCATGCTCTATAAGGGGCTGTGTCTATGTGAGTGGAGTTGGAACATACTCATGTGAAGGGAGTTATTCTTGCTTCATAAAGTTACGAATGCTAAGGAAAATGGTTTAACAAAGAGTGATTTTATCCAATTTAAATTTTAGACAGATTTTGTGTCAATAGAACTGTGGAGAAACTTGATGGCCTAGAATGAAGGCAGATAAATCCGTCAGGGGATTGCTAACGTAACAGTCAAACTGAATTCATATCTCTTTTCTTTCAGTCAGTTTCAGGCTTATCTGCCAGCCATGGTGTTATCTCTCAACCACACAGGGACCCAGGTGACTGAATTCCTGATGATCTGCTTTCCAGGAATGCAGGAAACCCAGCACTGGCTGTCTCTAGTCCTGGCTCCTCTCCTAGTTTTGGCCCTTGGGGCCAACTTTCTGTTATTACTTGCCATCTGGCAGGAGGCATCTCTGCATGAGCCCATGTACTACCTGCTTGCCATCCTTTCTGTGTTGGATGTCATCCTCTGCCTCACAGTCATCCCTAAGGTCAGGCCCTCCCTGGATTTACTCCCGGGTATTCAATCATCTTTCTCTAAACACTACCTTGCTTTGCAGATGTAAATACTCCTGTAAAATTTTCAATGAGTTGCCAACAGTATCATACTAGGTCTATCACAGCTTCCAGATATGTCTCCTCTCATTCTCAGTGCCTATGATTTTTAAggtttcacattattttttcaaactgaGAAGCCCTCTCTCAATGTCCGAGTCAGTGATATTCTAAGTTTTGACTTTCTGTTTACTTCTAAGGAGATTCTCCTTGACTCTGAATAACCCCACCCTTATATTCAAGGGCTCAAcacttttctttctaaaacataacaagggacttccctgacagtccagtgcttaagacttcaccttccagtgcaggtcgtgtgggttcgatccctgttgggggagctaagatcctacgtGCCTCaaggccaagaaaccaaaacataaaacagaagcaatgttgtaacaataTTTATTGttcaataaagctttaaaaactgatcaatattaaaaaaactttaaaaactagaTGTATATTTATGTCATATACTGAGGTAGGAGGCATAATTGGAAGATGTTTCTTATGTATAAGGAGAGGTTGGAGGGTGTCCAAATATAATTATTGGGCTTATTGGATTTGATGTCCTTGTGATACATTTAGACGAGCTGATGTGTCCATATGAAGTTTGGGTAAGAACTCtagagaataagagaagacagactagaaacaaatgtttttaagCAAAAGGGTGTGATCTATAGTTTAAAAGTGTATAAATCGGGCTCTGGAAGTTGGGATGCGCATAGAAGGTATTTGAAATTAGGACACTGTCCCCACTAAGATTATGACACTGTGGTTTGGGGATATGAGTGGTTGAAGTCATCAAAAGATTATCCAAGGGTTAGGTACCCTAGGGTGGGAGTGAATGCACcgcttttgaaaataataattctgGCAGGTCCTGCTCATCTTCTGGTTCGACATGAAGCCCATCAGCTTTATGGGCTGCTTCCTGCAGATGTTCATCATGAATACATTCCTTCCCATGGAATCCTCCACCTTTCTGGTCATGGcttatgaccgctatgtggccatctgccacccacTGCGCTACCCATCCATCATCACGGAACAGTTTGTCGTCAATGCGGCCATCTTCATCATCTTTCGCAATTTGCTGGCCACTCTGCCTACACCAATTCTGGCTGCGAGACTCAATTACTGTGCCAGCAATGTAGTGGAAAACTGTATCTGTGCCAACATTTCTGTAGCAAAGCTCTCCTGTGGAGATATTCACCTGAATAAGCTCTACCAATTTGTGAGTGTTTGGTGCCTGTTAGGTTCTGATCTGGTCCTTATCTTGCTATCCTACTGCTTCATCTTGAGTGCTGTTGTGCATTTGCAGTCAGGAGGTGCAACCACCAAGGCCTTGAGTACTTGTGGTTCCCATCTCATTCTTATACTTTTCTTCTATACATTGCTGCTAGTCTTCATCTTCACAAATAAGGCAGGGAAAAAAGTGTCCCCAGAGGTACCCATTCTTCTCAATGTCTTGCACCATCTCATCCCACCAGCCCTGAACCCCATTGTTTATGGAGTACGAACCCAGGAAATCAAGCAAGGGATTATCAAACTATTCAAGTACCAGTGCTGAGAGATGTGAGTCAAAGATTAGGGATTATGGAAATCTGAGTGTGTCAGTGATGGTTTCAACTGAATACCACAAGGAGCACCATGTAACATCCATGTTGCTACCCTCATCTTTTATTTAAACCTTCCTCAACCACTATCACAATATTTACTCTCAGTAACCCTCTCCTGAAACCCTCATTGAATATGTTTTGGTAtccattattttcttcattctgagCCCTTGCCATTGTGATATCTCAATTACTCATTCATTAAATAAGTATTTAGTGTCTTCCACATACTACTCAGTCTTTACATTCCAAATACCCTCACATGTAATTACCAGAGCAGGGATGGAACAGTGCTTCAAACAGAACATGAGGAGTATGGGTAAGACTGGAAAAAACAATGCAGACTTTACTTCAATAATCCAAGTGGGAAATGATAATTATTTGAACTAAGGTGGTGCGTGAAAATTGAAGTTATGGGTCACAAGATTTGCTGAGAGTTCATAAGGAGGTTATAAAAGATTGAGAGGAATGAAGGGTTACACCAAAGTTTTGTTGCAAGAACAATAAAAAAAGCAGAATTGCATCAATtgcagagcttttttttttacata is a window of Cervus canadensis isolate Bull #8, Minnesota chromosome 11, ASM1932006v1, whole genome shotgun sequence DNA encoding:
- the LOC122450151 gene encoding olfactory receptor 56A4-like yields the protein MVLSLNHTGTQVTEFLMICFPGMQETQHWLSLVLAPLLVLALGANFLLLLAIWQEASLHEPMYYLLAILSVLDVILCLTVIPKVLLIFWFDMKPISFMGCFLQMFIMNTFLPMESSTFLVMAYDRYVAICHPLRYPSIITEQFVVNAAIFIIFRNLLATLPTPILAARLNYCASNVVENCICANISVAKLSCGDIHLNKLYQFVSVWCLLGSDLVLILLSYCFILSAVVHLQSGGATTKALSTCGSHLILILFFYTLLLVFIFTNKAGKKVSPEVPILLNVLHHLIPPALNPIVYGVRTQEIKQGIIKLFKYQC